AGGAGCTGTCGGGCCGCTACTTCGAGATCATCAAGGACCGCCTCTACTGCGACGCGCTGGATTCCGCCCGCCGCCGCAGCTGCCGCGCCACTTGCTGGGAATTGGCCAAGGGGCTTTGCACCCTGCTGGCGCCCGTCATGAGCTTCACGGCGGACGAAGCCTGGGAGCAGATTCCCGGTTGCTCCGGCAGCGTCCACGAGCAGCGGTTCCCAGAACTTGTAGCTGCACCCGTGGATGCCAAGTGGGAAAAGCTGTGGGAAGTCCGCGAAGCTGTGCAGGCCGCCATGGAGCCCCACCGTGCCGCCAAGACCATCGGCACCAGCCTGGATGCCCAGGTGGCCCTCGCGTTGCCAGCGGCAGATCGCACGGCCATCGAAGGCTTGGGGGAGTCGCTGGAGGACCTGCTGGTGGTTTCCGGCCTCACGGTGACCGAGGGTGACCTTGCCGTTGCTGTGAGCGCGCACGATGGCGTGAAGTGCCCCCGCTGCTGGAACCACAAGGGCGGCCATGGGGCTGGCGAGGATGCGGCCCTCTGCGCCCGCTGCGCGTCGGTGGTGGCCTAGTGCGCCGTCTGCCCTGGCTCTTCCTTCCCGTCGGCATCCTGGCGGCCGATATGGCCTCCAAGGCCTGGATTGTGGCCACGCTTGCGGAAGGCGAATCCCGCGCAGTCATCAACGGGTTCTTCCACCTGACCCTCGGCTACAACCGAGGCGCCATCTTCGGCAGCCTCTACTGGATTCCGGTCAAGGTGCGGTTCGCCCTCTTCGCCGTGGCGGGCCTGGTGGCGCTCCTCTACTTCGGGAAGCTCTTCCTGGAGGAGAAAACCCCCACCTGGGATCGCGTGGCCCTGGGGAGCATCCTGGGGGGCGCCCTGGGCAATGGCCTGGACCGCATCCTCCGGGGCGGGGTCGTGGACTTCCTCGATTTCGCTTTCGGAAGCTGGCACTACTGGAGCTTCAACCTCGCCGACAGCTTCATCCTCTGCGGGGCGATCCTCTACGGAGTGCGCATGATCCTGGCGGCCAAAGGCGAACCGCAGAAGACGGAAAACTGAATCAATTGCCACGGATGAACACAGATGAACACGGATAAAACGACCTGTTCTTATCTGTGTTCATCTGTGTTCATCCGTGGCTGATCTTCACTGCGCTTCTATGGCTTTGAGCAGCGCGGGATCTTTGGGCAGCTGATCCACCTCCGCGAGCCGGGGCACCAGGCGCTTCCAGAAGGGTTCGGCGGCGAAGACGCGTTTGAAGAGGGGCAGGGCCTCGTCGAGCTTGCCGCTGGAAGCGAGAGCCACGGCCTGCCAGAAGGGCATCTCCCAGATGCCTGGTGCCAGCTTCGCAGCGGTGGCGTAGGCGGCCTTGGCCTCGGGCCATTTGGCGGCGGTGACGAAGCCATCGCCCTCATCCATCAGGCGATAGGCGCGGCGCAGTTGGATGAGGCGGCCCAGTTCCCTCAGGGGATCGGGGTTATCCTCCACCCTCAGGTCGAACAGACGGTCATTCCAGGGTTGGCCTGAAGCCTTGCCCTTCACGATGAGGATCGCAGCGCTCTGCATGCCGCGGAGGTCGCCGCCCTCGGCCTGGGCGGCGCGGAGGGCCGCCAACAGCCGGTCTGCCAGATCGCCCTGAGTGCCCCGGAAGGCCTTGGCCATGGCGGGCCAAACGGTGGCCCGGTCCATGAGGTTGGCTTCCACCGTGAAGCCCTCGCCCACCTCGTGGCCGGCGGCCTGGATGCACTTGGCGCCGGTGTGCGCCGCGGCTCGGCCCTGGGCATCCACCATGGCCACCTGGCGGACCTCCCGGTCGGCATCCGCCGCCAGCAGGGCTTTCAGGGCCTCGGGAGCAGGCTTCCCCGTCTTCATGAGGGCCA
This sequence is a window from Geothrix sp. PMB-07. Protein-coding genes within it:
- the lspA gene encoding signal peptidase II — its product is MRRLPWLFLPVGILAADMASKAWIVATLAEGESRAVINGFFHLTLGYNRGAIFGSLYWIPVKVRFALFAVAGLVALLYFGKLFLEEKTPTWDRVALGSILGGALGNGLDRILRGGVVDFLDFAFGSWHYWSFNLADSFILCGAILYGVRMILAAKGEPQKTEN
- a CDS encoding DUF1028 domain-containing protein codes for the protein MRAPLLALGLALPLLAAPPASAPLPRRPVHTFSIVARDAVTGDLGVAVQSHWFSVGSAVPWAEPGVGAVATQSFTDPSYGALGLALMKTGKPAPEALKALLAADADREVRQVAMVDAQGRAAAHTGAKCIQAAGHEVGEGFTVEANLMDRATVWPAMAKAFRGTQGDLADRLLAALRAAQAEGGDLRGMQSAAILIVKGKASGQPWNDRLFDLRVEDNPDPLRELGRLIQLRRAYRLMDEGDGFVTAAKWPEAKAAYATAAKLAPGIWEMPFWQAVALASSGKLDEALPLFKRVFAAEPFWKRLVPRLAEVDQLPKDPALLKAIEAQ